One genomic window of Sulfurovum lithotrophicum includes the following:
- the rimP gene encoding ribosome maturation factor RimP, which yields MNLETQIAKIVEANGAALYDIETANEFDETIYRVLITKTGGVNLDLCATISNELSPFLDVHPPMSGHYRLEVSSPGIERKLSKPVHFQNAIGEKVKVKLLGGDKLKGVLKAADDKGITLETKQGEESYSYSDLGTVKTYYEW from the coding sequence ATGAATCTTGAAACACAAATTGCAAAGATCGTAGAAGCCAACGGTGCAGCGCTTTACGATATTGAGACAGCAAATGAATTCGATGAAACCATCTACCGTGTACTGATCACAAAAACAGGTGGTGTGAACCTTGATCTGTGTGCAACGATTTCCAATGAGCTTTCTCCTTTTCTGGATGTGCATCCACCTATGAGCGGGCACTATCGCCTGGAGGTCAGCTCTCCCGGCATCGAGAGAAAACTCTCCAAGCCGGTACATTTTCAGAATGCCATCGGTGAAAAGGTCAAGGTGAAACTTCTGGGGGGAGACAAACTCAAAGGTGTCTTGAAAGCTGCCGATGATAAGGGTATTACTCTTGAAACAAAACAGGGTGAAGAGAGCTACTCATACAGTGATCTTGGTACAGTAAAAACCTATTATGAGTGGTGA
- the ubiE gene encoding bifunctional demethylmenaquinone methyltransferase/2-methoxy-6-polyprenyl-1,4-benzoquinol methylase UbiE, with amino-acid sequence MWICYYGVEELGIEKLTDKEEKQEKIVHMFDDIASTYDKANRVLSMGIDIQWRKKGCDKAFEILGKENLGQITDVATGTGDLLIYWKEQAAKQGVNIEKFVGIDPSVGMLDVARQKVDFAEFIEGKAQELPIGDGSTDVISISYGIRNVVDRVEALEEFHRALRPEGIVMILEFTKQERSGLVDKVVDFGMKNILPRVGGFISKNYEAYKYLPDSIEEFLTTEMLAKELEEAGFEMKYTKSFSMGISTLLVAQKK; translated from the coding sequence ATGTGGATCTGTTACTATGGAGTAGAAGAATTGGGCATTGAAAAACTGACGGACAAAGAGGAAAAACAGGAAAAGATCGTACATATGTTCGATGATATCGCATCGACCTACGATAAAGCCAACAGGGTACTCAGTATGGGTATCGATATACAGTGGCGTAAAAAAGGTTGTGACAAAGCCTTTGAAATTCTGGGAAAAGAGAATCTGGGGCAGATCACAGATGTGGCGACAGGTACAGGTGACCTGCTGATCTATTGGAAAGAACAGGCGGCAAAGCAGGGTGTCAACATAGAGAAGTTCGTAGGGATCGATCCCTCTGTAGGTATGCTTGATGTGGCCCGCCAAAAAGTGGATTTTGCCGAGTTCATAGAAGGCAAAGCACAGGAACTGCCTATAGGCGACGGGAGTACAGATGTGATCTCCATCTCTTACGGTATACGGAATGTCGTTGACAGAGTTGAGGCACTGGAGGAGTTTCACCGGGCATTGAGGCCGGAGGGTATTGTGATGATACTCGAGTTCACAAAACAGGAACGCAGCGGACTGGTAGACAAAGTGGTGGATTTCGGAATGAAAAACATACTTCCAAGAGTAGGCGGTTTTATCTCCAAAAACTATGAAGCATACAAATATCTGCCCGATTCCATAGAAGAGTTTCTGACTACGGAGATGTTGGCCAAAGAGTTGGAAGAGGCAGGTTTTGAAATGAAATATACCAAGTCTTTTTCAATGGGTATTTCAACATTGCTGGTTGCACAAAAGAAATAA
- the rbfA gene encoding 30S ribosome-binding factor RbfA, which produces MTQEEIKRHRVESVLKEIIPEALSTLDDERINALVVTDVVCSKGRSDAKVYLDKSFLSPKEQGEALRQLRTVAGYIQNHCKQSEGWFKAPRFTFEFDEQLEKVSRMEELFKQISRKNENSEEKDDSDES; this is translated from the coding sequence ATGACACAAGAAGAGATTAAACGGCACAGGGTCGAGTCCGTTCTCAAAGAGATCATTCCGGAAGCATTGAGTACCCTGGATGATGAGCGTATCAATGCGCTGGTAGTCACCGATGTCGTCTGTTCAAAAGGACGTTCAGATGCCAAGGTCTATCTGGATAAATCCTTTCTCTCTCCCAAAGAACAGGGCGAAGCACTTAGACAGCTCAGAACAGTGGCGGGCTATATCCAGAACCACTGTAAACAGAGTGAAGGGTGGTTCAAGGCACCACGATTCACTTTTGAATTCGATGAGCAGTTGGAAAAAGTAAGCCGTATGGAAGAGCTGTTCAAACAGATCAGCAGAAAAAACGAGAACAGTGAAGAAAAGGATGATTCGGATGAATCTTGA
- a CDS encoding sensor domain-containing protein, with amino-acid sequence MGTQEIGGIIMQQFISIPFTVLAVILILLILLYIFFIKHAKNKLQALASGEVSVMQKALETCTDAVLILSMDQKVLYANKSMRTLLHLHEKYENSILNNTLKVKVGKEWRTLGRVIKEKLSESEASHFTLLRTELLTQDKHELPVDICIDRIEEEGVSSLVWSIVSIHDLSQKKAKEDAEYYHRLTHLPNQIKAQYDLNALNARLHLSDDKLAVMVIDIDNLSVLRSIIGVSQSNLILKKFASYLTELSVKTGFKTYHTFYNNFLLIIPDVKDIKELNDLAQRIQKELSRFYKLGESRLHLSASIGIGVYPDSGPVAKLFDLAYRALTQAEKSGYGRVEFFLKETEKNNYDELILYNDMHAAIERKQFEVYYQPIVDTRNKEAVKAEALIRWHHPEYGLVPPDLFVSIAEKTGFIVELGKFVLDEVLKQQKRWELFKFRQIVVSINLSLLEIETGHFVKEVVQRLEHHQVNPELIQYEITEGLAMQNEKHSAKIFYELRKLGIGVVLDDFGTGYTSFSYLKRFPASILKIDKILIDNIVMNEEDQRIVKAIIDLGHSLGMKVVVEGVETSLMVELLEGYGCDYMQGYYFSKPLPVVEFQKMLRQ; translated from the coding sequence ATGGGTACTCAAGAAATAGGCGGAATCATCATGCAGCAATTTATTTCGATACCTTTTACTGTTTTGGCAGTCATACTGATCCTTTTGATATTGCTGTATATCTTTTTCATCAAGCATGCAAAAAATAAGCTTCAGGCATTGGCTTCTGGCGAGGTATCGGTGATGCAAAAGGCACTTGAAACCTGTACGGATGCCGTTCTGATCCTTTCAATGGATCAGAAAGTACTCTATGCCAATAAATCAATGAGAACATTACTCCATTTACATGAAAAGTATGAAAATAGTATTTTGAACAATACACTCAAGGTCAAGGTAGGAAAAGAGTGGCGTACATTGGGACGAGTGATCAAAGAGAAACTTTCAGAAAGTGAAGCTTCACATTTTACACTGCTTCGAACAGAACTGTTGACACAAGACAAGCATGAATTGCCTGTCGATATTTGTATTGACAGGATAGAGGAAGAAGGTGTTTCAAGTCTGGTATGGAGTATTGTATCGATACATGATCTTAGTCAGAAAAAGGCAAAGGAGGATGCAGAATACTACCACCGGCTTACACACTTGCCAAACCAGATAAAAGCGCAGTATGACCTTAATGCGCTCAATGCCAGGCTGCATCTTTCAGATGACAAACTGGCTGTAATGGTGATCGATATTGACAACTTGTCTGTGTTGCGCTCTATCATAGGCGTTAGTCAGAGCAATTTGATACTCAAAAAGTTTGCCAGTTACCTTACCGAATTGTCAGTCAAGACAGGCTTTAAGACATACCATACCTTTTACAATAATTTTTTGCTGATCATTCCTGATGTGAAAGACATTAAAGAGTTGAATGATCTGGCACAGAGGATCCAAAAAGAGTTAAGCAGGTTCTATAAACTGGGTGAGAGCAGGCTACATCTTTCCGCATCCATAGGTATTGGTGTGTATCCGGATAGTGGTCCGGTTGCAAAACTCTTTGATCTTGCCTATAGGGCTTTGACCCAGGCAGAGAAGAGCGGCTATGGGAGAGTAGAGTTTTTCCTGAAGGAGACTGAAAAGAATAACTATGACGAACTGATACTCTACAATGATATGCATGCAGCCATAGAACGAAAACAATTTGAAGTGTACTATCAGCCCATTGTCGACACCCGGAATAAAGAGGCAGTCAAGGCAGAAGCCCTGATCAGATGGCATCATCCTGAGTATGGACTGGTTCCTCCAGATCTTTTTGTTTCAATTGCAGAAAAGACCGGTTTTATTGTAGAGTTGGGTAAATTTGTACTGGATGAGGTGCTTAAACAGCAAAAAAGATGGGAACTGTTCAAGTTCAGACAGATAGTCGTTTCGATCAACCTTTCTTTACTTGAGATAGAGACGGGCCATTTTGTTAAAGAGGTAGTCCAGCGTCTTGAGCACCATCAGGTCAACCCGGAGTTGATCCAGTATGAGATAACCGAGGGTTTGGCAATGCAGAATGAGAAACATTCAGCCAAAATATTTTATGAACTTAGAAAACTGGGTATAGGTGTTGTACTGGATGATTTTGGGACAGGCTATACCTCTTTTTCCTATCTGAAAAGGTTTCCGGCCAGTATTTTGAAAATTGACAAGATACTCATTGACAATATAGTGATGAATGAGGAGGATCAGCGTATTGTAAAAGCGATTATCGATCTTGGACACAGTCTGGGAATGAAGGTGGTTGTCGAAGGGGTGGAAACCAGCCTAATGGTAGAGCTTCTTGAGGGGTATGGCTGTGATTACATGCAGGGATATTATTTCTCGAAACCCTTACCGGTCGTT
- the xseA gene encoding exodeoxyribonuclease VII large subunit: MSNMMTVSSLNTKIKSLLEATFMHILVEGEVASVTYHSSGHLYFSIKDDKSAIKCVMWRSSVARMKFHIEKGMHIVVEGSVSVYTPRGEYQFQTVRIEPYGKGALALAYEQLKERLKAKGYFDAHRKKPMPKSIQKIVLVTAKESAALYDMLKIIEKRWPLLEVTIVDTLVQGESAADQIANSLRYADTLGADVIVVGRGGGSTEDLWCFNEELVADAIFAMQTPVVSAVGHEVDVLISDLVADLRAPTPSAAMEMILPDLQEILYTLSEYEERFKQVITSRLNQSIRELKHVEEMLYRSSPLRRLEESKMEFKRMEEEFRRIISYRMERFESALPSMRNTYIQTMQFILQRKEQHLDHLMQKFQMNDPRSQCRPGWAQISQNGKPVALASIDKDTRFILEDASIRIEAVCVNKQKLYE, from the coding sequence ATGTCAAATATGATGACAGTATCTTCCCTAAATACCAAGATAAAATCCCTGCTTGAAGCTACCTTTATGCATATTCTTGTCGAGGGGGAAGTGGCTTCTGTGACCTATCACTCCTCAGGACATCTCTATTTTTCCATCAAGGATGACAAAAGTGCTATTAAATGTGTGATGTGGCGATCTTCGGTTGCCAGGATGAAATTCCATATTGAAAAAGGGATGCACATCGTTGTGGAAGGTTCGGTCTCTGTCTATACGCCCAGAGGAGAATACCAGTTTCAGACGGTACGTATCGAACCCTATGGCAAAGGGGCACTGGCACTGGCCTATGAGCAGCTCAAAGAGCGTCTTAAAGCTAAAGGCTATTTCGATGCCCATAGAAAAAAACCTATGCCCAAAAGCATACAGAAGATCGTACTGGTGACAGCCAAAGAGAGTGCTGCTCTTTACGATATGCTCAAAATTATAGAGAAGCGCTGGCCACTGCTGGAAGTTACGATCGTTGATACGCTGGTACAGGGCGAGTCTGCAGCAGACCAGATCGCCAATTCTCTTCGCTATGCCGACACTCTCGGTGCAGATGTCATTGTAGTTGGACGGGGTGGGGGCAGTACGGAAGATCTATGGTGTTTCAATGAAGAGCTTGTGGCTGATGCGATCTTCGCCATGCAGACGCCTGTGGTCTCTGCAGTCGGGCATGAAGTGGATGTACTTATCAGTGATCTTGTAGCGGACCTTCGTGCACCGACACCCAGTGCTGCGATGGAAATGATACTTCCCGATCTTCAGGAAATTCTTTACACTCTTTCGGAGTATGAGGAGCGTTTCAAACAGGTGATCACTTCCAGACTCAATCAATCGATACGTGAACTCAAACATGTGGAGGAAATGCTTTATCGTTCATCACCGCTGCGAAGGCTGGAAGAGTCCAAAATGGAATTCAAACGTATGGAGGAAGAATTCAGACGTATAATCTCCTATAGAATGGAACGTTTCGAATCAGCATTGCCAAGCATGAGAAATACTTACATACAGACAATGCAGTTCATACTACAGCGAAAAGAGCAGCATCTCGACCATTTGATGCAAAAATTCCAGATGAATGACCCGCGCTCACAGTGCCGTCCGGGATGGGCACAGATATCACAGAATGGAAAGCCCGTTGCACTTGCATCGATCGACAAAGATACACGTTTCATTCTTGAAGATGCCTCTATCAGAATCGAAGCGGTATGTGTCAATAAACAAAAATTGTATGAATAG
- the ribD gene encoding bifunctional diaminohydroxyphosphoribosylaminopyrimidine deaminase/5-amino-6-(5-phosphoribosylamino)uracil reductase RibD, with product MNDEFYMQLALDKAWEYQLLTYPNPAVGAVVTLNGTILAVEAHKKAGTSHAEVLALLKAYETLSKSTVDFDRMDAQKAHNFLHTIPKDFFSECSIYVTLEPCSHEGRTPSCATLLETLDLKKVIIGTKDPIEGHGGGMEYLKHCTSGILEEACQALIEPFMIWQKRAFVLFKLAQTTNGRIGGGYLSSKSSLRHVHQFREKCDTLLIGGNTVRTDRPTLDCRFTGGAAPDVMIYSKKDDIDRQMPLFTIKNRTVTVTDNLNFLEKPSFVLVEGGEGMLNALKEKIDWMLIYQTPKLSTNQLSYNIDMNLAFLHQDKKDVDLLLWSRRIGH from the coding sequence ATGAACGATGAATTTTATATGCAACTCGCACTCGATAAAGCCTGGGAGTATCAGCTTCTTACCTATCCGAACCCCGCCGTTGGTGCCGTAGTAACACTTAATGGTACTATTCTTGCTGTTGAAGCCCACAAAAAGGCAGGAACTTCACATGCAGAAGTACTTGCCCTGCTTAAAGCCTATGAAACACTTTCCAAAAGTACTGTCGATTTCGACCGGATGGATGCCCAAAAGGCACATAATTTTCTTCATACCATACCTAAAGATTTCTTTTCGGAATGCAGTATTTACGTGACACTTGAACCCTGTTCCCATGAAGGTAGAACACCGTCCTGTGCAACACTTCTTGAAACACTGGATCTCAAAAAAGTCATCATCGGGACAAAAGACCCTATTGAAGGGCATGGCGGAGGAATGGAATACCTGAAACATTGTACTTCTGGTATACTTGAAGAGGCCTGCCAGGCACTCATAGAACCTTTTATGATATGGCAAAAGAGAGCTTTTGTACTTTTCAAGCTGGCACAGACGACCAATGGACGTATCGGCGGCGGGTATCTCAGTTCAAAAAGTTCACTCAGGCATGTGCATCAATTCAGAGAAAAATGTGATACGCTGCTCATTGGAGGCAATACGGTACGAACAGACAGGCCGACATTGGATTGCCGATTTACAGGTGGTGCGGCACCGGATGTCATGATCTATTCAAAAAAAGATGATATAGACAGACAAATGCCACTTTTTACTATCAAGAATAGAACGGTCACTGTTACAGATAATTTAAACTTTTTGGAAAAACCTTCTTTTGTTCTTGTGGAAGGGGGTGAGGGTATGCTTAATGCACTTAAAGAGAAAATAGATTGGATGCTGATCTATCAGACACCTAAGCTCTCTACCAACCAATTATCCTATAATATCGACATGAATTTGGCATTTTTGCATCAGGATAAAAAAGATGTGGATCTGTTACTATGGAGTAGAAGAATTGGGCATTGA